CGCAGACGAGGTCTACGAGAAACTCTTGGCTATGGGCATCATGCTTAAGAAGTGGGGTAGTCTGCTCCAGTACCCAAACTGCTTCCGCATCACTGTTGGCTTGCCCGAGATGAACGCTAAGCTAATAGAGGCGCTAAAACAAATTCAAGGTGATTAGAATGCGTAAAGAAGAAGTGTACCGTAAAACCAAAGAAACCGAAGTCAAAGTAGCCGTGAACATAGACGGTGAAGGCAAAGTCTCCGTCTGCACACCCGTGCCTTTCCTAAACCACATGGTCACTTCACTTGCTACACACAGCCTAATCGACATATCAGCCAGCGTCACTGGCGATTTGGCACACCACAGCGTCGAAGACTTGGCACTTGGACTTGGCGAAGCACTCAACAAAGCCCTAGGCACACGTGAAGGCATCACCCGGTTTGGCAGCGCCGCAGCACCCATGGACTGCTCTTTGGCATTTGCCGCCGTGGACTTGGTCAAGCGACCTTACTTCAAAATCGACCTAAAACTCAAAGGCAAAAAAGTAGAGGATATGCCGACCGAGGACATCGTGCACTTCTTTGAATCCTTAGCCCAGTCACTGCAGGCAAACGTACACATCTTCGTGGAGTACGG
This is a stretch of genomic DNA from Candidatus Bathyarchaeota archaeon. It encodes these proteins:
- the hisB gene encoding imidazoleglycerol-phosphate dehydratase HisB, producing the protein MRKEEVYRKTKETEVKVAVNIDGEGKVSVCTPVPFLNHMVTSLATHSLIDISASVTGDLAHHSVEDLALGLGEALNKALGTREGITRFGSAAAPMDCSLAFAAVDLVKRPYFKIDLKLKGKKVEDMPTEDIVHFFESLAQSLQANVHIFVEYGSNDHHKAEAATKALALSLRQAVAMDPRRKGVPSSKGVI